In Mesoaciditoga lauensis cd-1655R = DSM 25116, a single genomic region encodes these proteins:
- the gltA gene encoding NADPH-dependent glutamate synthase, producing the protein MALNIPKNKTPIAEQKPEVRNHNFKEVVLGYTLEEAITEANRCLQCPTHPCVAGCPVNIDIPGFILALRNNDLSESIKILKSYNNLPAVCGRVCPQESQCEGKCTVGLMKDHEPVAIGKLERFVADWAASHEGVEEPQKKNEGDKGKIAVIGAGPSGLTVAADLAKKGYKVTIFEALHAPGGVLMYGIPEFRLPKTIVEREVKAIEELGVNVETDVVVGKTITIEEIRKEYDAIYIGTGAGTPRFMNIPGTNLNGVYSASEFLTRINLMHAYEFPKYDTPIRIGKRVVVVGAGNVAMDASRSALRLGAEKSMIVYRRSEKEMPARIEEYHHAVEEGIEFHWLTNPIEYIGDENGNVKAVKCVKMELGEPDASGRRRPVPIEGSEFVIEADMVIEAIGQTSNKVLLSAFPELKLNKRGYIEADPETGATSVEGVYAGGDIVTGAATVILAMGAGKKSAKAIDEYITSKKKA; encoded by the coding sequence ATGGCTCTGAACATTCCAAAAAACAAAACCCCTATTGCTGAACAAAAGCCAGAAGTGAGAAACCACAACTTCAAAGAAGTTGTGTTGGGTTATACGCTCGAAGAAGCCATAACGGAAGCGAACAGATGTTTACAGTGTCCAACCCATCCTTGTGTTGCCGGATGCCCTGTTAACATAGACATACCGGGATTCATATTGGCGTTGAGAAATAACGATCTTTCCGAATCCATAAAAATACTTAAGAGTTACAACAACCTTCCCGCAGTTTGTGGAAGGGTATGTCCACAGGAAAGCCAGTGCGAAGGAAAATGTACAGTTGGCCTTATGAAAGATCACGAGCCTGTGGCAATTGGAAAACTCGAAAGATTTGTGGCGGATTGGGCGGCAAGCCATGAAGGTGTTGAGGAACCACAAAAGAAAAATGAAGGCGATAAAGGGAAGATCGCTGTTATAGGTGCCGGACCATCCGGATTGACTGTTGCCGCTGATTTGGCAAAAAAAGGTTATAAGGTTACAATATTCGAAGCGCTCCATGCACCCGGTGGCGTTTTAATGTACGGTATTCCTGAATTCCGTCTTCCAAAGACGATCGTGGAACGCGAAGTGAAAGCCATCGAAGAACTGGGAGTTAACGTTGAAACGGATGTCGTGGTTGGTAAAACCATAACCATAGAGGAAATAAGAAAAGAATACGATGCAATTTACATAGGTACCGGTGCCGGTACACCAAGATTCATGAATATACCTGGAACCAACCTCAACGGTGTCTATTCCGCCAGCGAATTTTTAACAAGAATTAATCTCATGCACGCTTACGAATTCCCCAAATACGATACGCCCATTAGAATTGGAAAGCGTGTAGTCGTCGTTGGAGCGGGTAACGTGGCAATGGATGCTTCGAGGTCGGCATTGAGACTTGGAGCGGAAAAATCCATGATCGTGTACAGAAGAAGCGAAAAAGAGATGCCTGCAAGGATCGAAGAGTACCATCACGCGGTGGAAGAGGGAATAGAATTCCATTGGCTTACCAATCCAATTGAATATATCGGTGATGAGAACGGTAACGTCAAAGCCGTAAAATGCGTGAAAATGGAATTGGGAGAACCAGATGCTTCTGGGAGAAGAAGACCTGTTCCCATAGAAGGAAGCGAATTTGTCATCGAAGCGGATATGGTTATAGAGGCCATCGGACAAACTTCAAATAAAGTCCTGTTAAGTGCTTTCCCGGAGCTTAAACTTAACAAACGGGGCTACATAGAGGCAGATCCTGAAACCGGCGCTACTTCCGTTGAAGGAGTGTACGCTGGAGGAGATATAGTTACCGGAGCCGCCACAGTTATCCTTGCAATGGGAGCTGGCAAGAAATCAGCAAAAGCCATAGACGAGTATATAACTTCTAAGAAAAAGGCTTAA
- a CDS encoding sulfide/dihydroorotate dehydrogenase-like FAD/NAD-binding protein — protein MFEILTKKKIVEKEYDMWIKAPRVASHAKPGQFVVVRTSEKGERIPLTIADFDRENGNIRLIFQTVGKTTYEMSRMEVGDKLADVVGPLGTPSEVKKHGTVLMIGGGVGIAALFPILRELKLLGNKVITILGGRTSELVIMKDECAKYSDELIITTDDGSEGIKGVVTDGMKMLIERGEKIDYAWAIGPTIMMKFSALTAKELGIPIWVSLNPIMVDGTGMCGACRVTVNGNIRFACVDGPEFDGHGVAWDELMTRLKQYKDQEKISLEKYLNEVGEM, from the coding sequence ATGTTTGAGATTTTGACGAAGAAGAAAATCGTGGAAAAAGAATACGACATGTGGATAAAGGCCCCAAGGGTTGCATCCCATGCGAAACCAGGGCAATTCGTTGTCGTAAGAACCTCTGAAAAAGGTGAAAGAATCCCATTGACTATCGCAGACTTCGACAGAGAAAATGGGAACATCCGTCTCATCTTCCAAACGGTGGGAAAGACCACTTATGAAATGTCAAGAATGGAAGTTGGAGACAAGCTCGCAGACGTAGTTGGACCTTTGGGAACCCCAAGTGAGGTAAAGAAGCATGGAACGGTTTTGATGATCGGTGGTGGAGTTGGTATAGCCGCTCTCTTCCCGATTCTAAGAGAACTGAAATTGCTTGGCAACAAAGTTATAACCATTTTGGGAGGTAGAACATCCGAACTGGTTATAATGAAAGACGAATGTGCGAAATATTCCGACGAGTTGATAATCACCACTGATGATGGCTCTGAAGGAATCAAGGGTGTCGTTACCGATGGGATGAAAATGCTCATCGAGCGTGGAGAAAAGATCGATTACGCCTGGGCGATAGGTCCGACGATAATGATGAAATTCTCTGCCCTTACGGCAAAAGAACTCGGAATACCAATTTGGGTATCTTTGAACCCGATAATGGTTGACGGAACGGGAATGTGCGGAGCATGCAGGGTTACCGTTAACGGAAACATTCGTTTTGCATGTGTTGATGGACCTGAATTCGATGGACACGGTGTTGCCTGGGATGAACTTATGACGCGTCTCAAACAATACAAAGATCAAGAAAAGATATCGCTTGAAAAATACCTGAATGAGGTAGGTGAAATGTAA
- a CDS encoding FAD-dependent oxidoreductase — translation MDSKKNGLAPFSALKYLFKKPHTVRYPKEDLDVFEIEGVSPRYRGFHTNDHSKCIGCGNCATVCPASAITMVEADDVKPVNKFAKTYRPVIDYGRCCFCGQCVDVCPTGSLQMSREYIHAFHPDLSTPAQEEPEVVKNDFIWRPDQTYADNPGYVRTPDDLLGKTIEFERTDPREEPAEKRKLSFAKFVYTYSKEEAKKEATRCLGCGACVEACPNQLHIPEYIRAIAEEDPEDSLKWIYKRNPLPLVCGEVCTHQCEEACVVGIQGEPLAIRWLKAYSASNVENYLEVVEEKMEKPNGKKLAAIGAGPASLSFGYYAKLLGYDVTIYEAEDKPGGAMMWGIPKYRLPKEDLMKDINTILSLGIELKTNTKIGKDVPFGKLLTDYDAVFIGTGNSKPMTLRIPGEDLPGVMQGLTFMHLVNEEKAPDLKGKHMVVIGGGNVAMDVARSSIRLGAEVTVVYRRRIVDMPADPEEIKEAREEGVEFVEAGVPIKIYGEKKVEEIEYALASLVPDPKGGRPRPVVDENSPHKRVKVDYVVAAIGQHPNLDFLPEDIQEKIGFDGRRVPVDDFGRTNVEGLFFGGDLSNRRQDIISAIGAGLRAAKGVDMYLASRK, via the coding sequence ATGGATTCAAAGAAAAATGGTTTAGCGCCATTTAGCGCTTTGAAATATCTCTTTAAAAAGCCACACACGGTTCGCTATCCAAAAGAAGATCTTGATGTTTTTGAAATAGAAGGTGTCTCACCACGCTATCGTGGTTTTCATACAAACGATCACTCCAAATGTATTGGTTGTGGAAACTGTGCCACAGTTTGTCCCGCAAGTGCTATAACGATGGTAGAAGCTGATGATGTGAAGCCTGTCAACAAATTTGCCAAAACATACAGGCCCGTTATAGACTACGGACGATGTTGTTTCTGTGGTCAGTGTGTGGATGTTTGTCCAACGGGATCACTTCAAATGTCGAGAGAATACATACATGCCTTCCACCCCGATCTTTCGACGCCCGCACAAGAAGAGCCTGAAGTAGTGAAAAACGACTTCATATGGAGACCTGACCAAACTTACGCAGATAATCCTGGTTACGTTAGAACACCGGATGATCTGCTGGGAAAGACCATAGAGTTTGAAAGAACAGATCCACGTGAAGAACCGGCGGAAAAGAGAAAACTTTCTTTTGCGAAATTCGTTTACACGTACTCAAAGGAAGAGGCGAAGAAAGAAGCAACTCGTTGTTTGGGTTGCGGTGCTTGTGTGGAAGCGTGTCCAAACCAGTTGCATATTCCGGAATACATACGCGCAATAGCGGAAGAGGATCCAGAAGATTCCTTGAAATGGATATACAAGAGAAATCCACTTCCACTTGTCTGTGGAGAGGTATGTACCCATCAGTGTGAAGAGGCTTGTGTGGTTGGAATACAGGGTGAGCCGTTGGCAATTCGTTGGCTCAAAGCTTATTCGGCAAGCAACGTTGAAAATTACCTCGAAGTTGTCGAAGAAAAGATGGAAAAACCGAACGGCAAGAAACTTGCGGCCATCGGAGCGGGTCCTGCTTCGCTTTCATTTGGCTACTACGCCAAACTGTTAGGTTACGATGTAACGATATACGAGGCGGAAGATAAGCCGGGTGGAGCCATGATGTGGGGAATACCGAAGTACAGACTTCCAAAAGAAGATCTCATGAAGGATATAAACACCATCCTTTCGTTGGGAATAGAGTTAAAAACCAACACCAAGATAGGGAAAGACGTGCCTTTTGGTAAATTGTTAACCGATTACGATGCGGTCTTCATAGGGACTGGCAACTCAAAACCAATGACTTTAAGGATACCAGGTGAAGACTTGCCGGGAGTTATGCAAGGTTTGACGTTCATGCATTTGGTTAACGAAGAAAAAGCTCCGGATCTTAAAGGAAAACACATGGTGGTTATCGGCGGTGGAAACGTCGCGATGGACGTTGCAAGGTCTTCTATAAGGCTTGGAGCGGAAGTTACGGTTGTTTACAGAAGAAGAATAGTCGATATGCCGGCCGATCCGGAGGAAATAAAAGAAGCACGCGAAGAAGGCGTCGAATTTGTAGAAGCTGGTGTTCCAATAAAGATCTACGGAGAGAAAAAGGTGGAAGAGATCGAGTACGCTTTGGCGAGTTTGGTACCTGATCCAAAAGGAGGCAGGCCAAGGCCTGTGGTTGACGAAAATTCACCGCACAAGAGGGTTAAAGTGGATTACGTTGTTGCTGCCATTGGGCAGCATCCAAATCTTGATTTCTTGCCAGAAGATATTCAAGAAAAAATCGGTTTTGATGGAAGAAGAGTCCCTGTCGATGACTTTGGAAGGACGAACGTAGAAGGATTGTTCTTCGGGGGAGACCTTTCAAATAGAAGACAGGATATAATAAGTGCTATTGGAGCGGGGTTGCGCGCTGCCAAAGGTGTAGATATGTACCTCGCATCAAGAAAGTAA
- a CDS encoding NADH-quinone oxidoreductase subunit D has product MELRPLNESNTNDKYKTYELFIGPNHPGISGNFSYVLDMEGHKVANVTPDPGLLHRGFEKLMERRLWTQNLALIPRICVPEPDVNEVAYCMGVEHLAGIEVPKRAQYIRVIVLEMARIAAYLFSFAGVGGATGLYTAPNWSIGDRDYILDLFEWLTGGRVYHIYQYPGGVKMDIPDGWLDKLSELLDYLESRLPEYDNLIFRNPILQKRTKGVGYVPAEEAIENGITGPNLRASGVKWDIRKAQPYLVYDELDFDIPETGDGDAFSRFLQRRLEMEESIKILRQCIKQIPDGPYREKIPNPFQFRVPAGTYYSKVESSKGEFGYYIVSNGDIQPYRVYVRGPSYSSGLYYSLLAMKNMRIEDVPVWIHSMDICPPDFDR; this is encoded by the coding sequence ATGGAATTAAGGCCCCTGAACGAATCGAATACAAATGATAAATACAAAACCTATGAACTGTTTATAGGTCCAAACCATCCAGGTATCTCCGGAAACTTTTCTTACGTCCTTGATATGGAAGGGCATAAAGTTGCCAACGTGACACCTGATCCGGGATTGCTTCACAGAGGTTTTGAAAAGCTGATGGAAAGAAGGCTTTGGACTCAAAACCTTGCCTTGATACCTAGGATATGCGTGCCAGAGCCTGACGTTAACGAAGTAGCTTACTGTATGGGAGTAGAACATCTGGCAGGTATAGAAGTGCCAAAACGTGCCCAATACATAAGGGTTATCGTTTTGGAAATGGCCAGGATAGCTGCTTACCTCTTTTCGTTTGCCGGAGTTGGGGGAGCCACAGGTCTTTATACAGCGCCTAACTGGTCAATAGGAGATCGTGATTACATCCTTGACCTTTTCGAATGGCTGACAGGTGGGCGTGTTTACCATATCTACCAATATCCTGGCGGTGTCAAAATGGATATACCAGATGGATGGCTTGATAAGTTGTCTGAATTGTTGGACTATTTGGAATCAAGGCTCCCGGAGTACGATAACCTCATATTCAGAAACCCCATACTTCAAAAGAGAACGAAAGGGGTTGGGTATGTACCAGCTGAAGAAGCCATAGAAAATGGAATAACGGGGCCGAATTTAAGGGCATCTGGAGTAAAATGGGATATACGTAAGGCGCAACCTTACCTTGTTTACGATGAGTTGGATTTTGATATCCCAGAAACTGGAGATGGAGATGCCTTTTCCAGATTCCTTCAAAGAAGGTTGGAAATGGAGGAATCCATAAAGATTTTAAGACAATGCATAAAGCAGATACCAGATGGTCCATACAGAGAAAAGATACCTAATCCATTCCAGTTCAGAGTCCCAGCAGGTACCTATTATTCAAAGGTTGAATCTTCAAAGGGAGAGTTCGGCTATTACATAGTTTCCAACGGTGATATACAACCATACAGGGTTTACGTCAGAGGACCTTCTTATTCATCTGGGTTGTACTATTCGCTTTTGGCCATGAAGAATATGAGAATAGAAGATGTACCGGTGTGGATTCATTCAATGGATATATGCCCGCCGGATTTCGATAGGTGA
- a CDS encoding NADH-quinone oxidoreductase subunit C, translating into MLDEQLRRLESMHLDAKALSDWQFEVSVPRERTAEVLSYLKTAGFKTFIHLACVDWIDDQEFELVYNLENYEEKIQALVKVRIPRNKPEMESMMSIWGLCQVYEREVHEFFGINFIGNPNLKPFFLDEWLDIPPLRKDFDTLAFSQELFEFKEDETHGIKAPERIEYK; encoded by the coding sequence GTGCTTGATGAGCAATTGAGAAGATTGGAAAGTATGCATCTTGATGCAAAAGCACTTAGCGATTGGCAGTTTGAAGTTTCCGTTCCAAGGGAAAGAACCGCCGAAGTGCTTTCTTACCTGAAAACAGCAGGTTTTAAAACTTTTATCCATCTTGCTTGTGTTGATTGGATAGACGATCAAGAGTTCGAATTGGTTTACAATCTGGAAAATTATGAGGAAAAAATTCAGGCGCTCGTTAAGGTGAGAATCCCAAGAAACAAGCCAGAGATGGAGTCAATGATGTCTATTTGGGGTTTATGCCAGGTTTACGAAAGGGAAGTTCACGAATTTTTTGGAATAAACTTCATAGGCAACCCCAACTTGAAACCTTTCTTCTTAGACGAATGGTTGGATATACCACCGCTGAGAAAAGATTTCGACACGTTGGCATTTTCCCAGGAACTCTTCGAATTCAAGGAGGATGAGACTCATGGAATTAAGGCCCCTGAACGAATCGAATACAAATGA
- the nuoB gene encoding NADH-quinone oxidoreductase subunit NuoB, whose amino-acid sequence MSEWKELTNFFRGRSFWMLHYCTGCGAMELPPTMTSRWDMERFGIIPMATPRQADILLVTGYLSLKSLKRLIYTYEQMHAPKWVLGFGSCTINGGVYWDSYNVIERLDKYLPVDLYIAGCMPRPEAILDSFKRLRELVEKGEAKGYEKYVKNYDWYKANQDRLFKRTKPVLQNPEEVTRSA is encoded by the coding sequence ATGTCTGAATGGAAAGAATTGACGAATTTCTTTAGAGGCCGTTCGTTTTGGATGTTGCATTATTGTACTGGATGTGGCGCTATGGAATTGCCACCAACTATGACGTCCCGGTGGGATATGGAAAGGTTTGGGATAATCCCAATGGCCACGCCAAGACAGGCCGATATCTTGTTGGTAACGGGATACCTTTCGTTGAAAAGTTTGAAAAGGCTCATATACACTTACGAACAAATGCATGCGCCAAAATGGGTGTTGGGATTTGGTTCTTGCACAATAAACGGCGGAGTTTATTGGGATTCGTATAACGTTATAGAAAGACTGGATAAATACCTTCCCGTTGATCTTTACATAGCCGGTTGCATGCCAAGGCCAGAAGCCATTTTGGATTCTTTTAAAAGACTAAGAGAATTGGTTGAAAAAGGCGAAGCTAAAGGATACGAAAAATACGTTAAGAATTACGATTGGTACAAGGCAAATCAAGATAGGCTGTTCAAGAGAACAAAACCTGTTTTGCAAAACCCTGAAGAGGTGACGAGAAGTGCTTGA
- a CDS encoding respiratory chain complex I subunit 1 family protein, giving the protein MIFLKIVEGIGVGLLSLVVGLLFMGVARKITARVHRRYGPPVLQNFIDVFKLFSKQSVSHGFAFDLGLVAGVSALLAAVVFLPMGQINLFPHNSSLIMIIYLMTMAYLGMAMGVSSSGNPNATIGIARALTMMMGYELPFAAVIFSVYIFAKTGSLTNIVAAQGGGFLNWNMVRLPFGFLAAEIALQGMLGEKPFDMAIAPAEIASGPMVELGGKYLGFGMLQHAVGIYLETGIMVDLFLGGASNIWIFVTKQFELFFIALLINAVLPRFKIEDGVKFMWKVPLLLGVIQALIVVL; this is encoded by the coding sequence ATGATCTTCCTTAAAATAGTAGAGGGAATAGGCGTTGGCTTGCTTTCTCTCGTTGTAGGACTTTTGTTCATGGGTGTCGCGAGAAAGATCACCGCTCGTGTACACAGAAGATACGGTCCGCCTGTTCTTCAGAACTTTATAGATGTTTTTAAACTGTTTTCCAAGCAGTCGGTAAGCCACGGCTTCGCGTTCGATCTTGGACTTGTGGCCGGTGTTTCAGCTTTGCTTGCGGCTGTGGTCTTTTTGCCCATGGGGCAGATAAACCTTTTCCCTCATAATTCCAGTCTTATCATGATCATCTACTTGATGACGATGGCTTACTTGGGAATGGCAATGGGAGTTTCTTCATCCGGAAACCCGAATGCCACGATTGGTATTGCCAGGGCTTTGACCATGATGATGGGATACGAACTTCCCTTCGCGGCTGTGATATTCTCCGTTTACATCTTCGCGAAAACCGGATCCTTGACCAACATCGTGGCAGCTCAGGGTGGAGGCTTCTTGAATTGGAACATGGTAAGGCTTCCTTTTGGCTTTTTGGCGGCCGAAATTGCGTTACAAGGTATGTTGGGTGAGAAACCATTTGATATGGCAATAGCACCCGCAGAAATCGCATCCGGTCCTATGGTAGAGCTTGGTGGAAAATATCTTGGATTTGGAATGCTTCAACATGCGGTTGGAATTTATCTAGAAACGGGAATAATGGTTGATCTTTTCTTGGGTGGAGCTTCCAATATATGGATTTTTGTGACGAAGCAGTTTGAACTGTTTTTCATAGCCTTGCTCATAAATGCCGTTTTGCCGCGTTTTAAAATAGAAGATGGTGTAAAATTCATGTGGAAAGTGCCGTTGCTGCTTGGAGTAATTCAAGCGCTTATCGTGGTACTGTGA
- a CDS encoding proton-conducting transporter membrane subunit has protein sequence MNYGIVWLVFTPLIGAAVSAILYKIKFLDRLITFSTFVVTLFLLFSVHVGESYSFGLNFMGRNVPLSWNVTHLSIFMLYISVIFGTVLTFYSLIDKSKMKGFLLLLILAANNWIFTTNDMIGFFFAWELMGWASVVSVLGGRDENSSRHAALYYAVMSIAGSYSMFFGVFTLWRLTGSFSISTNVAYLSSIVGTHPWWVLGIVSLFFVTFMIKAGIFPFHTWVPAAYAYAPDTFTPFLSAVMSKYGIYGMLLFLPLSLMEKGMPTAFGLPWANYIFMWIGVTTAVVGTVLAFFQDDVKKLFAYSSFSNLGYIVAAISLFSSVGVTAGIYHAFNHLLFKGALFITLAAVISRTGTSKMSEMGGLWRKMPVTFFTFFIGIASAAGIPPFNGFGSKWLIYQAMIKQHLPFATVMLFLASTGAFMYLFKAFHSVFLGQRSAKYDNVKEVPVIGQIVEYFLMFAMIFFGIQPGYILKPIGAIVNSMGLKPLPVMANGYVTGMFSNVYMPLISWSLAISFTCGFILFFISAKHKYVSQSDNYTAGQIPEEWNLTPETYQFSWKFYEPVESIFAPFFKIKIDGFFRGLASWTAATSSAIKEIFVSNAQIYAFFAVVGLIIFVIAGWVA, from the coding sequence ATGAATTACGGTATCGTTTGGCTTGTGTTCACACCGTTGATTGGAGCGGCTGTTAGCGCAATCCTCTACAAGATAAAATTTCTTGATAGGCTTATCACGTTTTCAACTTTTGTCGTAACGCTTTTTCTGCTTTTTTCCGTTCATGTGGGAGAGAGCTATTCATTTGGCTTGAACTTCATGGGCAGGAATGTGCCTCTCAGTTGGAATGTCACGCATCTTTCCATATTCATGCTTTACATAAGCGTGATATTTGGAACTGTTTTGACGTTCTATTCGTTGATAGATAAATCAAAGATGAAGGGATTTCTACTTCTCTTGATATTGGCAGCTAACAACTGGATATTCACCACTAACGATATGATAGGTTTCTTCTTTGCCTGGGAATTAATGGGTTGGGCTTCTGTCGTATCGGTACTTGGTGGAAGAGATGAGAACTCATCCAGACACGCTGCGTTGTATTACGCGGTTATGAGTATCGCCGGCTCTTACTCCATGTTCTTCGGCGTGTTTACGCTTTGGAGACTAACGGGAAGCTTTTCTATTTCCACAAATGTTGCATATCTTTCGTCCATAGTTGGAACACATCCCTGGTGGGTGTTGGGAATAGTTTCTCTTTTCTTTGTGACTTTCATGATAAAGGCAGGCATATTCCCATTCCATACATGGGTCCCCGCAGCTTACGCTTACGCGCCCGATACTTTCACACCATTTTTATCAGCTGTGATGAGTAAGTACGGTATATATGGAATGTTGCTGTTCTTGCCGCTTTCCCTGATGGAAAAGGGTATGCCAACCGCTTTTGGGCTTCCCTGGGCGAATTACATATTCATGTGGATAGGAGTAACCACGGCGGTTGTGGGAACGGTTTTGGCTTTCTTTCAAGATGATGTCAAGAAACTCTTCGCGTATTCGTCTTTTAGCAACCTTGGATATATAGTTGCAGCCATTTCCCTTTTCAGCTCAGTTGGAGTTACGGCGGGAATATATCACGCTTTCAACCATTTGCTGTTCAAGGGAGCACTTTTCATAACTCTGGCTGCTGTTATATCAAGAACAGGAACATCCAAGATGAGTGAAATGGGTGGCTTGTGGCGAAAGATGCCAGTCACGTTCTTCACGTTTTTCATCGGCATAGCTTCAGCCGCTGGTATACCGCCCTTCAACGGATTCGGTTCAAAATGGTTGATATATCAGGCGATGATCAAACAGCATCTTCCGTTCGCAACTGTGATGTTATTCTTAGCTTCGACTGGCGCTTTCATGTACTTGTTTAAGGCGTTCCATTCTGTTTTCCTTGGGCAACGTTCTGCTAAATACGACAATGTCAAAGAAGTGCCGGTAATAGGGCAGATAGTCGAATATTTCTTGATGTTCGCCATGATATTCTTTGGAATTCAACCTGGTTACATCTTAAAGCCGATAGGAGCAATTGTCAACTCGATGGGCTTGAAACCATTACCGGTTATGGCAAATGGATACGTTACGGGGATGTTCTCCAACGTCTACATGCCGTTGATTAGTTGGTCTTTGGCCATAAGTTTCACATGTGGCTTCATCCTCTTCTTTATCAGTGCGAAACACAAGTACGTTTCACAATCTGACAACTACACGGCTGGTCAGATTCCAGAAGAATGGAATTTGACTCCAGAAACATACCAATTCAGTTGGAAGTTCTACGAACCGGTTGAAAGCATTTTTGCTCCTTTCTTTAAGATAAAGATCGATGGTTTCTTCAGAGGTTTGGCAAGTTGGACAGCTGCCACCTCTTCGGCGATAAAGGAGATATTTGTGAGTAACGCTCAAATATACGCTTTCTTCGCCGTTGTCGGACTGATAATATTCGTGATAGCGGGGTGGGTAGCATGA
- a CDS encoding proton-conducting transporter membrane subunit — translation MNIFNNAALLIGVPLLFAFSIPLFGLISKELAKWVTLLTIGFNATFSLYILLAHKYPAIVVMGNWLPPFGENLYIGPVAALLVSVISVIGLLIAIYNLWAIKRGDVIRFSILFLMFTAGASGMVLTGDIFNLFIFMEITGISSYALAAFGPERRALGGSFKFLVVSSIGSTLYLMGVTLIYTQLGTLNIAEIAARINQTTPALLTFAGILIISGLAVEAELFPFNGWVPDTYTGAINGVSASLSGIAAVSAVYALFRIAMTVFGRSGGAYVTTYGKIDFMTVIAILATATVVIGELSALSQKNVKKMLAYSSMAQMGLIAVGLSIGNELGVYGGIFQLINHSIAKSMLFLIVGILVAAGVGENIDDFKGLWNRNPFLALTFSVGAFSMLGFPLFGGFWSKFAIVAASVQRGGWYDFVIGLVLFASVVEAFYYLRIVAYMFMSDTKQAKIKTPLIPAIPIFILAVSIVAIGVLPQLVGTFSAQAAGEFTHKMSGYVLNVIPTIVAH, via the coding sequence ATGAATATATTCAACAACGCAGCATTACTCATAGGTGTTCCCCTGCTTTTCGCCTTTTCGATACCACTCTTTGGATTAATCTCCAAGGAATTGGCGAAATGGGTTACACTGCTAACAATAGGTTTCAACGCAACGTTTAGCCTTTACATTTTGTTGGCACATAAGTATCCAGCCATAGTGGTTATGGGTAACTGGCTTCCTCCTTTTGGTGAGAATCTATACATTGGGCCCGTGGCAGCGCTTCTCGTCTCCGTTATATCTGTCATCGGACTATTGATAGCCATTTACAATTTATGGGCAATCAAAAGGGGAGATGTCATTCGATTTAGCATTCTCTTCCTGATGTTCACAGCAGGTGCCAGTGGAATGGTGCTTACGGGAGATATTTTCAACCTCTTCATCTTCATGGAAATAACCGGCATATCTTCCTACGCCCTGGCAGCTTTTGGCCCTGAAAGAAGGGCATTGGGAGGATCGTTTAAATTCCTGGTTGTTAGTTCGATTGGCTCAACGCTTTACCTTATGGGCGTTACACTTATTTACACGCAACTTGGAACTTTAAACATTGCCGAAATAGCGGCGAGAATAAATCAAACGACTCCTGCACTTTTAACATTCGCAGGGATTCTGATAATTTCAGGTTTAGCCGTTGAAGCTGAGTTGTTCCCGTTTAACGGATGGGTTCCAGATACTTACACTGGCGCGATAAACGGTGTTTCCGCTTCGTTAAGTGGTATAGCAGCTGTTTCCGCCGTTTACGCTCTGTTCAGAATAGCGATGACGGTTTTCGGCAGAAGTGGCGGAGCTTACGTTACCACGTACGGAAAAATAGATTTTATGACAGTTATAGCCATCCTTGCCACTGCAACGGTGGTAATTGGAGAATTATCAGCACTCAGTCAGAAAAACGTGAAAAAGATGTTGGCCTACTCGTCAATGGCTCAAATGGGATTGATAGCCGTTGGATTATCGATCGGAAACGAACTTGGTGTGTACGGCGGCATCTTCCAGCTTATAAATCATTCGATAGCGAAATCGATGTTGTTCCTCATAGTTGGCATATTGGTGGCCGCCGGTGTTGGAGAAAACATCGATGATTTCAAAGGCTTGTGGAATAGAAACCCCTTCTTAGCTTTGACGTTCAGTGTTGGGGCGTTTAGCATGCTTGGATTCCCTCTCTTTGGAGGATTTTGGTCGAAGTTCGCCATAGTGGCTGCATCGGTTCAAAGAGGTGGATGGTACGATTTCGTGATAGGATTGGTACTCTTTGCTTCTGTGGTCGAAGCTTTCTACTATTTGAGAATAGTGGCTTACATGTTCATGTCGGATACGAAGCAGGCAAAGATAAAAACTCCTTTGATTCCTGCTATTCCGATATTCATATTGGCTGTTTCAATAGTCGCGATAGGTGTGCTTCCCCAACTCGTTGGTACCTTTTCAGCGCAGGCGGCTGGCGAATTCACTCACAAGATGAGTGGCTACGTTTTAAACGTCATTCCAACGATAGTGGCACACTGA